Proteins co-encoded in one Candidatus Limnocylindrales bacterium genomic window:
- a CDS encoding DUF3536 domain-containing protein, with product MRGALCIHGHFYQPPRENPWTELLDEQPSAAPFHDWNERITDECYRANSRARIMAGAGLPDRTINNYAFMSFDFGPTLLRYLAREQRDVYAAVLAADAEGRERFGGHGPAIAQSYSHAILPLACDRDRRTEIRWGLRDFELRFGRKSEGIWLPEAAVDTPTLEALVDEGVRFTVLAQRQAAQVREPGGAWRQVGATSGMLDTRRPYLVRLPSDRTIAVFLYDGGLAHDVAFGGALSDGAAFLRTLEEAARHEGAGRLAATSPCLIHFATDGETFGHHHHFADMGLAWILESAALGRSRLDLTVYGRWLEQHPAVVEVRLHERSSWSCIHGVERWRSDCGCHAGRRGGGCQRWRGPLREALDDLRDRLGGIFEREGGALLTSPWEARDAYVELLVERTPESEREFLARHGRGQPKPRQRARIFELLEMQRHTLHMYASCAWFFDDLSDIEPLQGLAHAARAIELSGKAAEEIEQRFVAVLAQVRGNDGDVGDELYRRVVAQRRPQGVRAPGARRRSAAR from the coding sequence ATGCGCGGTGCCCTCTGCATCCACGGCCATTTCTACCAGCCGCCGCGCGAGAACCCGTGGACCGAGCTGCTGGACGAGCAGCCGAGCGCCGCGCCGTTCCACGACTGGAACGAGCGCATCACCGACGAGTGCTATCGCGCCAATTCGCGTGCCCGCATCATGGCCGGAGCGGGGCTGCCCGACCGCACCATCAACAACTACGCGTTCATGAGCTTCGACTTCGGACCGACGCTGCTGCGCTATCTGGCGCGCGAGCAGCGCGACGTCTATGCAGCCGTGCTGGCAGCCGACGCCGAAGGCCGCGAACGCTTCGGCGGGCATGGGCCGGCCATCGCCCAGAGCTATTCGCATGCCATTCTGCCGCTCGCGTGCGATCGCGACCGCCGCACCGAGATCCGCTGGGGCTTGCGCGATTTCGAGCTGCGCTTCGGCCGCAAGAGCGAAGGCATCTGGCTGCCCGAAGCGGCGGTGGACACGCCGACGCTGGAGGCGCTGGTGGATGAAGGCGTGCGCTTCACCGTGCTGGCACAGCGCCAGGCGGCGCAGGTGCGAGAGCCGGGCGGCGCGTGGCGTCAGGTCGGCGCCACCAGCGGCATGCTCGACACCCGGCGGCCGTATCTCGTTCGGCTGCCGTCGGACCGCACCATCGCCGTGTTTCTCTACGATGGCGGTCTTGCGCACGACGTCGCCTTCGGCGGAGCGCTGAGCGACGGCGCGGCGTTTCTTCGCACGCTCGAGGAAGCCGCCCGCCACGAAGGGGCCGGCCGCCTCGCGGCGACTTCGCCGTGCCTGATCCACTTCGCCACCGACGGGGAGACGTTCGGGCATCACCATCATTTCGCCGACATGGGCCTGGCTTGGATCCTGGAGTCGGCGGCGCTCGGTCGCAGCCGGCTCGACCTGACCGTCTACGGGCGATGGCTCGAGCAGCATCCGGCGGTCGTCGAAGTGCGGCTTCACGAGCGCAGCTCCTGGAGCTGCATCCATGGCGTGGAGCGGTGGCGCTCCGACTGCGGCTGCCACGCAGGTCGCCGCGGCGGCGGCTGCCAGCGCTGGCGCGGGCCGCTGCGCGAGGCGCTCGACGACCTGCGCGATCGGCTCGGCGGCATCTTCGAGCGCGAAGGCGGTGCGCTGCTGACGTCGCCGTGGGAAGCGCGGGACGCCTACGTCGAGCTTCTCGTCGAGAGGACGCCGGAGAGCGAGCGGGAGTTTCTCGCACGCCACGGCCGCGGGCAGCCGAAGCCGCGCCAGCGCGCGCGGATCTTCGAGCTGCTGGAGATGCAGCGCCACACGCTGCACATGTATGCGAGCTGTGCGTGGTTCTTCGACGATCTCTCCGACATCGAGCCGCTGCAGGGGCTTGCCCATGCGGCGCGAGCCATCGAGCTTTCCGGAAAGGCGGCCGAGGAGATCGAGCAGCGCTTCGTCGCGGTGCTTGCCCAGGTGCGAGGCAACGACGGCGACGTGGGTGACGAGCTTTACCGCCGCGTCGTCGCACAGAGACGGCCACAGGGGGTGCGGGCCCCAGGTGCACGGAGGCGTTCGGCGGCGCGGTGA
- the glgB gene encoding 1,4-alpha-glucan branching protein GlgB has product MSSRKKKTTASDDGEGRARKSGTAKAGRSVAKTASGAKAGGGAADPDAPRTRSRRAASKTGNAREQTPRPRRTRITRVPAPPEPDVTTPPPAIEPAPAPPQPPGPVSPWLGEHDLHFFNEGTHRRLFQKLGAHVAERDGRRGVHFAVWAPNARYVSVIGDFNAWNSGSDPLHPLGSSGVWEGFCESAARGSLYKFHIESSVDGHRREKADPFAIFAEQPPRTASVVWDLEYEWNDQQWMKTRWARNALDSPISIYEMHLGSWRHRENGWSYGYRDIADPLIEHVQRHGFTHVEMMPLMEHPFYASWGYQVSGYFAATSRFGTPQDLMYLIDRLHQAGIGVILDWVPSHFPEDDHGLGHFDGTYLFEHADPRKGFHPDWKSLVFNYDRNEVRAFLLSSAIFWLDRYHADAIRVDAVASMLYLDYSRGHGQWVPNEHGGRENLGAISFLRALNEAVYSEFPDAHTIAEESTAWPKVSRPTSAGGLGFGMKWDMGWMNDTLAYFSRDPIHRRYHQSALTFRMIYAFNENFVLPLSHDEVVHGKGALVAKMPGDPWQRLANLRLLLAYQWMMPGKKLLFMGGELAQPYEWNHDAPLDWQGFEASPERQGISRLVADLNALYTSIPSLHERDFDPAGFEWIDCADAAGSTLSLLRWDALHSTPVMAVFNFTPVPRHDYRIGAPKAGHWRERLNTDSALYGGGDLGNMGGASTDEMPMHGRPCSLRLVLPPLAAIVLRYEGDDEAAAAIEW; this is encoded by the coding sequence GTGAGCAGTCGCAAGAAAAAGACGACCGCAAGCGATGACGGCGAGGGCCGCGCGAGAAAGAGCGGAACGGCCAAGGCCGGACGCTCGGTCGCCAAGACCGCATCGGGCGCCAAGGCCGGCGGCGGCGCCGCCGATCCCGACGCGCCACGCACGCGCAGCAGGCGCGCGGCTTCCAAGACCGGGAATGCACGCGAGCAGACGCCGCGGCCGAGGCGCACGCGCATCACCCGCGTGCCGGCACCACCGGAGCCGGACGTCACCACCCCGCCGCCGGCGATCGAGCCTGCGCCCGCACCGCCGCAGCCGCCGGGACCCGTCTCGCCATGGCTGGGCGAGCACGATCTGCACTTCTTCAACGAGGGCACGCACCGGCGGCTCTTCCAGAAGCTGGGCGCGCACGTGGCCGAGCGCGACGGCCGCCGCGGCGTGCACTTTGCCGTGTGGGCGCCCAATGCGCGCTACGTCAGCGTCATCGGCGACTTCAATGCCTGGAACAGCGGCAGCGACCCGCTCCATCCGCTCGGCAGCTCGGGCGTCTGGGAAGGATTCTGCGAGAGCGCCGCGCGCGGCAGCCTCTACAAGTTCCACATCGAGTCGAGCGTCGACGGGCACCGCCGCGAGAAGGCCGATCCCTTCGCCATCTTCGCCGAGCAGCCGCCGCGCACCGCTTCCGTGGTCTGGGACCTGGAGTACGAGTGGAACGACCAGCAGTGGATGAAGACGCGCTGGGCACGAAATGCGCTCGATTCGCCGATCTCGATCTACGAGATGCACCTCGGTTCCTGGCGCCATCGCGAGAACGGGTGGTCGTACGGCTACCGGGACATCGCCGATCCTCTGATCGAGCACGTGCAGCGGCACGGCTTCACGCACGTGGAGATGATGCCGCTGATGGAGCATCCCTTCTACGCGTCGTGGGGCTATCAGGTCTCCGGCTACTTCGCGGCCACCTCGCGTTTCGGCACACCGCAGGACCTGATGTACCTGATCGACCGCCTGCACCAGGCCGGCATCGGCGTGATCCTGGACTGGGTGCCGTCGCACTTTCCCGAAGATGACCACGGCCTGGGGCATTTCGACGGCACCTATCTGTTCGAGCATGCCGATCCGCGCAAGGGCTTCCATCCCGACTGGAAGAGCCTGGTCTTCAACTACGATCGCAACGAGGTGCGGGCGTTCCTGCTCAGCAGCGCGATCTTCTGGCTCGACCGCTACCACGCCGATGCGATCCGCGTCGATGCCGTGGCATCCATGCTGTACCTGGATTACTCGCGCGGACACGGACAATGGGTGCCCAATGAGCACGGCGGCCGCGAGAACCTCGGCGCCATCTCGTTCCTGCGTGCGCTCAACGAGGCGGTCTACTCCGAGTTTCCCGATGCCCACACCATCGCCGAGGAATCGACGGCATGGCCCAAGGTCTCGCGGCCGACCTCGGCCGGCGGCCTCGGTTTCGGCATGAAATGGGACATGGGGTGGATGAACGACACCCTCGCCTATTTCTCGCGCGACCCGATCCACCGCCGCTATCACCAGAGCGCGCTGACGTTCCGGATGATCTACGCGTTCAACGAGAACTTCGTGCTGCCGCTGTCGCACGACGAGGTCGTGCACGGCAAGGGAGCGCTCGTGGCGAAGATGCCCGGCGACCCGTGGCAGCGCCTGGCCAACCTGCGCCTGCTGCTGGCCTACCAGTGGATGATGCCCGGCAAGAAGCTGTTGTTCATGGGCGGCGAGCTGGCCCAGCCCTACGAATGGAACCATGACGCGCCGCTGGACTGGCAGGGCTTCGAGGCGAGCCCGGAGCGCCAGGGCATCTCGCGCCTGGTCGCCGATCTGAACGCCCTGTACACGTCGATTCCCTCGCTGCACGAGCGCGACTTCGATCCGGCCGGCTTCGAATGGATCGACTGCGCCGACGCCGCCGGAAGCACGCTGTCGCTGCTGCGCTGGGACGCGCTGCATTCGACACCGGTCATGGCCGTGTTCAACTTCACGCCGGTGCCGCGTCACGATTACCGCATCGGCGCACCCAAGGCGGGCCACTGGCGCGAGCGCCTCAATACGGACTCGGCCCTCTACGGCGGCGGCGACCTCGGCAACATGGGCGGCGCCTCCACCGACGAGATGCCGATGCACGGCCGTCCCTGTTCGCTGCGCCTGGTGCTGCCGCCTCTGGCCGCGATCGTCCTTCGCTACGAGGGAGACGACGAGGCCGCGGCGGCGATCGAATGGTAG
- a CDS encoding 4-alpha-glucanotransferase, whose translation MKNVPLPIARLCRATGVQRVYRDGTGAVRAPSLESLMAVLGELGAPLARPEDATAALRDLRERTARRVLPPVICATVGQALWVPLQAQRGGRRPCARLLLEGGDSIETGTEEGSAAFLPPERSRWILSAPPLTTPGYHRLEVDVGGAVHSALVLAAPATFPQPATKKWALFAPLYALHTSERDELATYGELAHLGRAARSAGADYVGTLPLLAGFLDEPLEPSPYSPLTRCFWNELYIDAQQAPELRHSEAARSLLESSEHRRACAAAVGGARIDYGAAMAARRRVLEHLAGALDAPANEMRRDAFERALSSDVELGRYAAFRAALQEHRSPWKSWPQALRDGRLDAADFARDGFRYHAYAQWLAREQIAAAAQSAHAGLYLDLPIGAHGDGYDTWRWRQGFAMDFSAGAPPDALFAGGQNWSFPPLHPQRVREQGYAPLRAALRHHCQHASVLRVDHVLGFHRLFWIPADAGAADGVYVSYRANELWSVLAIEAARTGTVVVGEDLGTVPGQVRRQIKQRRALRMYVLPFEGREEEDAPVWPPDGDCLACLGTHDTAPFAAWWESAGPWGERILAMIRRRIEEGSESAAGADLLEAQRLLLAWLGRSDAQIVLVNLEDLWLEREPQNRPGTATSSGNWQRRAALSLEQIARDPGVRLLLDTLERARRHARAASTTERGSSR comes from the coding sequence ATGAAGAACGTCCCCCTCCCCATCGCCCGGCTCTGCCGTGCCACCGGCGTACAGCGCGTCTATCGCGATGGCACCGGCGCCGTACGCGCTCCGAGCCTGGAGTCGCTGATGGCCGTACTCGGGGAGCTCGGTGCTCCTCTTGCGCGGCCCGAGGATGCGACGGCCGCGCTGCGAGACCTGCGCGAGCGCACGGCGCGGCGGGTCCTGCCGCCGGTGATCTGCGCAACCGTCGGGCAGGCTCTGTGGGTACCGCTGCAGGCGCAGCGTGGCGGACGCCGTCCCTGCGCGCGACTTCTGCTCGAAGGCGGCGACAGCATCGAGACCGGCACGGAGGAGGGTAGCGCGGCCTTCCTTCCGCCTGAGCGCAGCCGCTGGATCCTATCCGCACCACCGCTGACGACGCCGGGTTACCATCGCCTGGAAGTCGACGTCGGCGGTGCAGTGCACTCGGCGCTGGTGCTGGCCGCACCGGCAACGTTCCCGCAGCCGGCGACGAAGAAATGGGCGCTGTTCGCGCCGCTGTACGCGCTGCACACCAGCGAGCGCGACGAATTGGCCACCTACGGCGAGCTGGCACACCTCGGCCGCGCGGCCCGTAGCGCCGGCGCCGACTACGTGGGCACGCTGCCATTGCTCGCGGGCTTCCTGGACGAGCCGCTGGAGCCGAGCCCCTACTCGCCTCTTACCCGCTGCTTCTGGAACGAGCTGTACATCGACGCGCAGCAGGCGCCCGAGCTGCGCCATTCGGAAGCCGCGCGCAGCCTGCTCGAGAGCAGCGAGCATCGCCGCGCGTGCGCGGCTGCCGTCGGCGGCGCACGAATCGACTACGGCGCGGCGATGGCGGCCCGCCGCCGGGTGCTCGAGCACCTGGCCGGCGCACTCGATGCGCCGGCCAACGAGATGCGGCGCGACGCCTTCGAACGCGCGCTGTCGTCGGACGTCGAGCTCGGGCGCTACGCCGCCTTCCGCGCGGCGCTGCAGGAGCACCGCTCGCCGTGGAAGAGCTGGCCGCAGGCGCTGCGCGATGGCCGGCTCGACGCGGCCGACTTCGCCCGCGATGGATTCCGCTATCACGCGTACGCGCAGTGGCTCGCGCGTGAGCAGATCGCGGCGGCCGCGCAGTCCGCGCACGCCGGGTTGTACCTGGACCTTCCCATCGGAGCGCACGGCGACGGCTACGACACGTGGCGCTGGCGCCAGGGGTTCGCGATGGACTTTTCGGCCGGAGCGCCGCCGGACGCACTGTTCGCCGGCGGCCAGAACTGGAGCTTTCCGCCGCTGCACCCGCAGCGCGTGCGCGAGCAGGGGTACGCGCCGCTGCGCGCGGCGCTGCGCCATCACTGCCAGCACGCCAGCGTGCTGCGCGTCGACCACGTGCTCGGCTTCCACCGCCTGTTCTGGATTCCCGCCGACGCCGGCGCCGCCGACGGCGTCTACGTCAGCTACCGCGCCAACGAGTTGTGGAGCGTGCTCGCCATCGAGGCCGCGCGCACGGGCACCGTCGTCGTCGGCGAGGACCTCGGAACCGTGCCGGGACAGGTGCGGCGGCAGATCAAGCAGCGGCGCGCGCTGCGCATGTACGTGCTGCCGTTCGAAGGCCGTGAAGAGGAAGACGCGCCCGTGTGGCCGCCCGACGGCGACTGCCTGGCGTGCCTGGGCACGCACGACACGGCGCCGTTCGCTGCATGGTGGGAGAGCGCCGGACCATGGGGAGAGCGCATCCTGGCAATGATCCGCCGGCGGATCGAGGAAGGATCGGAGTCCGCGGCGGGCGCCGACCTGCTGGAGGCGCAGCGCCTGCTGTTGGCGTGGCTCGGCCGCTCCGATGCGCAGATCGTGCTGGTGAACCTCGAAGACCTGTGGCTCGAGCGCGAGCCGCAGAACCGTCCCGGCACCGCTACCAGCTCGGGGAACTGGCAGCGGCGCGCCGCGCTGTCGCTCGAACAGATTGCCCGCGATCCGGGAGTGCGATTACTTCTCGATACGCTCGAGCGCGCACGCCGTCACGCGCGCGCAGCTTCCACGACCGAGCGAGGGAGCAGCCGGTGA